One Stenotrophomonas oahuensis genomic region harbors:
- a CDS encoding response regulator, which produces MQNKPSPTCPSVRILLVEDDLHLAGFVEQAITDLGHEVTHAYSVLDALGQLESGTFDLAVLDVELRDGVVFPVADRLAAANTPYLFASAVYDQLVPVRHQHVRFVAKPFHVEELQTAVREMLIAAA; this is translated from the coding sequence ATGCAGAACAAGCCATCACCCACCTGCCCTTCCGTCAGAATCCTGCTGGTGGAAGATGACCTGCATCTGGCGGGATTCGTGGAACAGGCGATCACCGACCTGGGCCATGAGGTCACCCACGCCTACAGCGTTCTGGACGCGTTGGGGCAGCTTGAAAGCGGAACCTTTGACCTGGCGGTACTGGATGTGGAACTGCGCGACGGTGTGGTATTTCCGGTTGCTGACCGGCTTGCGGCGGCAAATACGCCCTATTTGTTTGCTTCAGCCGTTTATGACCAGCTGGTGCCTGTTCGTCACCAGCATGTGCGATTTGTGGCCAAGCCCTTTCATGTGGAGGAGTTGCAGACGGCCGTGCGGGAGATGCTCATCGCGGCGGCATGA
- a CDS encoding glycoside hydrolase family 15 protein, giving the protein MRDEDGYAPIDSYAAIGDGRSSALIAPDGSIDWWCAPCMDAPPLLDRMLDAPNGGRFVLEARELLTVQRHYREASNVLETPVCTTTGTALVTESLNSGPAGRLPWSELARRVEGLEGEVTFDLVYKPGTRAGTCSPWMSDTPNGRVHHAGPVMTMLRYPAHTQITHCDDREVRGHLTLHAGEREVVALLASQDEVLPVPPLEEIDTRIDRSDREWQQWVDDLHCAASRRAEVIRSALALKFLWFSPTGVIAAAVSASLPERIGGDKNWDYRFAWVRDAAYVIKTFLRVGALPDAKAGFSWLMTTIGKHRPGLAPCFTLRGERVDEERFIDVPGYRNSQPVRIGNTATDQLQTCAYGDVLEMASRMLEAGHIFDPTTARLLFELADECADSWMRKDSGFWELEAVQHYTMSKVECWMALRRACELAEAGHITTARLPRWQRERDRILEWIDAHCWDEARQTYVMYAGSDRLDASLMLASRFGLAEARRERLLSTREAIRRELADESGDLLWRYSGMRDCEGTFISCAFWMVEAYGLLGDTEEAGRLFSSLLARVQNDVGLMPEMWDPLTEQGLGNTPQGLSHLALVHAAFAVDGI; this is encoded by the coding sequence ATGCGCGACGAGGACGGTTACGCCCCCATCGATTCGTACGCCGCCATCGGTGATGGGCGCTCCAGCGCGCTCATCGCTCCTGATGGCAGCATCGACTGGTGGTGCGCACCCTGCATGGACGCGCCGCCTCTATTGGATCGGATGCTTGACGCGCCGAACGGCGGCCGCTTCGTATTGGAGGCGCGTGAGCTGCTAACCGTGCAGCGACACTACCGAGAAGCCAGCAACGTGCTGGAAACACCGGTGTGCACGACCACCGGGACCGCCTTGGTTACGGAATCCCTCAACAGCGGTCCCGCCGGTCGATTGCCGTGGTCGGAGCTGGCGCGGCGAGTGGAGGGTCTTGAAGGTGAGGTCACCTTTGACCTGGTGTACAAGCCGGGGACACGCGCTGGCACCTGCTCGCCGTGGATGAGCGACACGCCCAACGGTCGTGTACACCACGCCGGTCCGGTGATGACGATGCTGCGTTACCCCGCGCATACCCAGATCACCCACTGCGATGACCGCGAAGTCCGCGGTCATCTCACCCTGCATGCGGGCGAGCGCGAGGTTGTCGCGCTGCTGGCTTCCCAGGACGAGGTTCTGCCGGTGCCGCCCTTGGAGGAGATCGATACACGCATCGACCGCTCGGACCGGGAATGGCAGCAGTGGGTGGATGACCTGCACTGCGCAGCAAGCCGTCGTGCAGAGGTGATCCGCTCGGCGCTTGCCCTGAAGTTCCTGTGGTTTTCGCCCACCGGTGTCATCGCTGCGGCAGTGAGTGCCTCCCTGCCCGAGCGCATCGGCGGCGACAAGAACTGGGATTACCGGTTTGCCTGGGTGCGTGATGCGGCCTATGTCATCAAAACCTTCCTGCGCGTGGGTGCGCTGCCCGACGCCAAGGCCGGCTTCAGCTGGTTGATGACCACCATAGGCAAGCACAGGCCGGGCCTGGCTCCGTGTTTCACTCTACGGGGTGAGCGCGTGGACGAGGAGCGCTTCATCGACGTGCCAGGCTATAGAAACAGCCAGCCGGTGCGCATCGGCAACACCGCTACCGACCAGCTGCAGACCTGCGCTTACGGGGACGTGCTGGAAATGGCCAGCCGCATGCTGGAGGCGGGGCACATCTTCGACCCCACCACCGCCCGCCTGTTGTTCGAGCTGGCCGACGAGTGCGCGGACAGCTGGATGCGCAAGGACAGTGGCTTCTGGGAGCTGGAAGCGGTGCAGCACTACACCATGTCCAAGGTGGAATGCTGGATGGCGCTCCGCCGTGCCTGCGAACTGGCCGAGGCCGGGCACATCACCACGGCACGGCTGCCCCGCTGGCAGAGGGAGCGGGACCGCATTCTGGAATGGATTGACGCGCATTGCTGGGACGAGGCCCGCCAGACTTACGTGATGTACGCCGGCAGCGATCGCCTTGATGCCAGCCTGATGCTTGCCTCGCGGTTTGGCCTGGCTGAAGCGCGACGCGAGCGGCTCCTCTCCACGCGAGAGGCAATTCGTCGGGAACTGGCCGACGAGAGCGGCGACCTATTGTGGCGCTACAGCGGCATGCGCGACTGCGAGGGCACGTTCATCAGTTGCGCGTTCTGGATGGTGGAAGCCTACGGGCTGCTGGGCGACACGGAGGAAGCCGGCCGACTGTTCAGCAGCCTGCTGGCCCGGGTGCAGAACGATGTCGGGCTCATGCCAGAGATGTGGGATCCACTCACCGAACAAGGCCTCGGCAATACCCCTCAGGGCCTGAGTCATCTTGCCCTTGTGCATGCAGCGTTTGCCGTGGATGGGATCTAG
- a CDS encoding ferritin-like domain-containing protein: protein MAIKTAEDLFIHELSDIYSAEKQLTKALPRLARASSNPDLATAFETHLEETQGQIERIDQVVEILGIRLKRIKCAAMEGLVEEGKEVIDSIEEGPVRDAALIGGAQKVEHYEIASYGTMAALAKQLGYKDALPLLLETLEEEKATDEKLTILAKSGGNAKAVQAA from the coding sequence ATGGCCATCAAGACCGCAGAAGACCTGTTCATCCACGAACTCTCCGATATCTACAGCGCTGAAAAGCAGCTCACCAAGGCCCTGCCCCGCTTGGCCCGTGCATCCTCCAACCCGGATCTTGCCACGGCGTTCGAAACCCATCTGGAAGAAACCCAAGGGCAGATCGAGCGCATTGACCAGGTGGTGGAAATCCTGGGCATCCGCCTCAAGCGCATCAAGTGCGCCGCGATGGAGGGCCTGGTGGAAGAAGGCAAGGAAGTCATCGATTCCATCGAGGAAGGCCCGGTTCGCGATGCGGCGCTGATTGGTGGCGCGCAGAAGGTCGAGCATTACGAAATTGCCTCCTACGGCACCATGGCCGCACTTGCAAAGCAGCTGGGCTACAAGGATGCGCTGCCGCTGCTGCTGGAAACTCTGGAAGAAGAAAAGGCCACCGACGAGAAGCTGACCATCCTCGCCAAGAGCGGTGGCAACGCCAAGGCTGTCCAGGCAGCTTGA
- a CDS encoding SDR family oxidoreductase, protein MPVPNYSKPPFKAQQQSFPGKTDKMEPRPDHGEKSYVGHGLLKGKKALITGGDSGIGAAVAIAYAREGADVAIAFLKGEEKDAQSIALMIEEAGQKAVLCPCDISNDAEAKALIGKVTGELGGLDILVNNAAYQRYYESFDDITLDDWRKTFDTNVHAVFNLTRLCVPHLQDGGSVINTASVNSKKPTPNILPYSATKGAVANLTIGLAGLLAEKGIRVNAVLPGPIWTPFIPAGMAAEEVEQFGSQTPFGRPGQPAELASAYVMLAADSASYTSGALLTVSGGAVTL, encoded by the coding sequence ATGCCTGTTCCCAACTACTCGAAGCCGCCCTTCAAAGCCCAGCAGCAGTCGTTCCCGGGCAAGACCGACAAGATGGAGCCGCGCCCGGATCACGGGGAGAAGAGTTATGTCGGCCATGGGCTGCTGAAAGGCAAGAAGGCACTTATCACCGGTGGGGACAGCGGCATCGGCGCAGCCGTCGCCATTGCCTATGCGCGCGAAGGCGCGGATGTAGCCATCGCCTTCCTGAAGGGTGAGGAGAAGGACGCCCAAAGCATTGCCTTGATGATCGAGGAGGCGGGCCAGAAGGCCGTCCTGTGTCCCTGCGACATCAGCAACGACGCCGAAGCAAAGGCGCTGATCGGGAAGGTCACCGGCGAATTGGGTGGTCTGGATATCCTGGTCAACAACGCCGCCTACCAGCGTTACTACGAGTCGTTTGACGACATCACTCTGGACGACTGGCGCAAGACGTTCGATACCAACGTGCATGCGGTATTCAACCTGACCCGCCTGTGCGTTCCGCATCTTCAGGACGGTGGCTCGGTGATCAACACCGCCTCGGTCAATTCCAAGAAGCCCACCCCCAATATTCTGCCCTACTCCGCCACCAAGGGTGCGGTCGCCAACCTCACCATCGGGCTGGCTGGGCTGCTGGCGGAAAAGGGCATCCGGGTTAATGCCGTGCTGCCCGGCCCGATCTGGACCCCGTTCATTCCTGCCGGCATGGCCGCCGAGGAAGTGGAGCAGTTTGGCAGCCAGACGCCGTTCGGTCGCCCAGGACAACCGGCAGAACTGGCCTCGGCTTACGTGATGCTGGCCGCTGACAGTGCCAGCTACACCTCCGGTGCACTGCTCACGGTGTCCGGTGGCGCGGTCACGCTGTAA
- a CDS encoding hotdog fold domain-containing protein yields the protein MANQSTLNLWTRLSATASGRWLFSQLLCFKAPYFRSIAPRFKELAPGHCVVPVRKRRAVLNHIGTVHAIAMCNAAELAGGVMTEVSIPASVRWIPRGMTVEYLKKATTSVTATARPMNPSFDWAVAGEYLVEVSVTDAGGEAVFKAVISMWVSPRKR from the coding sequence ATGGCAAACCAAAGCACCCTGAACCTCTGGACCCGCCTCTCAGCCACCGCCTCCGGCCGCTGGCTGTTCTCCCAGCTCCTGTGCTTCAAAGCCCCGTACTTCCGCTCCATCGCCCCCAGATTCAAGGAACTGGCACCGGGTCACTGCGTCGTCCCCGTCCGCAAGCGCCGCGCCGTGCTCAACCACATCGGCACCGTCCACGCCATCGCCATGTGCAACGCGGCCGAACTGGCGGGCGGGGTGATGACGGAGGTGTCCATTCCGGCCAGTGTTCGTTGGATTCCACGCGGCATGACCGTGGAGTACCTGAAGAAGGCCACCACAAGCGTGACCGCCACAGCACGACCGATGAACCCGTCGTTCGACTGGGCGGTGGCAGGGGAGTACCTGGTTGAGGTTTCCGTTACGGATGCCGGCGGAGAAGCTGTCTTCAAGGCCGTCATCTCGATGTGGGTGTCGCCCAGGAAGCGATGA
- a CDS encoding DUF4126 domain-containing protein: protein MALIHSILMGAVAGMRAMTPLAAVTNAARTGQLPADNGAPRLLGNKLASAAMLALAGGELAGDKMRSAPDRIVPAGMVARVGTGVIAGAALAPYRQRKLGAVLGAATAVGMAYFTFNLRMRAIARYGQTSTGAVEDAIAVGSAALITQWASRSEQARRSRR from the coding sequence ATGGCTCTGATTCATTCGATTCTGATGGGTGCGGTTGCCGGCATGCGTGCCATGACCCCGCTTGCAGCGGTGACCAACGCAGCCCGTACCGGTCAGCTGCCAGCCGATAACGGTGCGCCCCGCCTGCTGGGCAATAAGTTGGCGTCGGCCGCCATGCTGGCGCTGGCCGGCGGCGAACTGGCGGGCGATAAGATGAGGTCCGCGCCGGATCGCATCGTTCCGGCGGGTATGGTGGCGCGCGTTGGTACCGGTGTGATTGCCGGAGCCGCATTGGCTCCCTATCGCCAGCGCAAGCTGGGGGCGGTGCTGGGTGCTGCTACTGCAGTGGGGATGGCCTACTTCACCTTCAATCTTCGAATGCGGGCGATTGCGCGCTATGGGCAAACCAGTACCGGCGCAGTGGAAGATGCCATCGCGGTTGGCAGTGCGGCGCTGATCACACAATGGGCGTCACGTAGCGAGCAGGCTCGCCGATCCAGGCGATAG
- a CDS encoding cysteine hydrolase family protein: protein MASRTALLIIDVFSLFDFPGADELAPAAIDAAKEAARIRREFDKRQLPVIYANDNFGDWQRDFPQLVRDCRHNGGSSAEVVKHIGPGAGHYFVLKPKHSAFLATPLAILLAKLKVNQLVLCGMALDSCVLATALDANSREYRTVVARQAVAALPDRRKAALQVLAHSGAAKVLDTPELIKECLG from the coding sequence ATGGCGTCCAGAACCGCGCTGCTGATCATCGATGTTTTCAGCCTGTTTGACTTCCCCGGAGCGGACGAACTGGCCCCTGCTGCGATAGACGCAGCCAAAGAGGCGGCGCGCATTCGCCGGGAGTTCGACAAGCGCCAGTTGCCGGTGATCTACGCCAACGACAACTTCGGCGACTGGCAGCGGGACTTTCCACAGCTGGTGCGGGACTGCCGCCACAACGGCGGCAGTTCTGCCGAGGTGGTGAAGCATATTGGCCCTGGCGCGGGCCACTACTTCGTATTGAAGCCAAAGCACTCCGCCTTTCTCGCCACCCCGCTCGCCATTTTGCTTGCCAAGCTGAAGGTCAACCAGCTGGTGCTGTGCGGTATGGCGCTGGACTCCTGCGTGCTCGCCACCGCATTGGACGCCAACTCGCGGGAGTACCGAACCGTGGTTGCCAGACAGGCGGTGGCCGCACTGCCGGATCGGCGCAAAGCGGCACTCCAGGTGCTTGCGCACTCAGGCGCGGCCAAAGTCCTGGATACGCCGGAACTGATCAAGGAATGTCTGGGCTGA